Genomic window (Pseudomonas sp. MM211):
ACCATTATGGTGCTGGCGATTTCTACTGATATAGTTCAAACCCGACAGCGCATAGCGGTTATCCGCCAGAGCGATGAACACTGACGCCCCGCGACTGCAGATCCCTCCATTCAGCGATGCCTTGCCGGCCCCGCTGTTCTTCCGAACCGCCAGCGTACCGGCGCATGCGACCTATCCGCGCCATCGCCACGCCTGGGGCGAATTCGTCTATGCCTTCAGCGGTGTGATGGAAATCGAAGTCGCCGGGCGCCATTACCTGGCGCCGCCGCAATATGGCATCTGGCTGCCGCCGGATCTGGAGCACATCGGCTTCAATCGTCACGAGGCCTGCCACTGCTCGGTGTATGTCGCCCCTGAGCATTGTGTCGAGCTGCCCGCCGAACCCTGTGCGTTGAGCCTGACCCCCTTGGTGCGTGCCTTGCTCGACGACCTGCGCGAATCGCCGCCTGACGCCTCGCGGCAGGCCGAGAACGAGCGACAGTTGCAGTTGCTGCTCGACAAGCTGGCTCGGGCACCCAAGGTCGGCAGCTACCTGCCCAGCTCCAGCGATCCGCTGCTGGAACCGGTGTTGCGGCAATTGACGGCCAACCCCGCGGATACGCGCTCGCTGGCGCAACTGTCCAGTCAGGCCAACACCACCGAGCGCACGCTGATGCGCCGCTGCCAGCGCGACCTAGGCATGTCCTTCGCGCAATGGCGTCAGCGCCTGCGTGTGGTCGCGGCGCTGGCGCAGCTGGAGCGTGGCCGTACCGTGGAAAGCATCGCGCTGGATCTGGGTTACAGCAGTGCGTCGGCATTCATTGGCATGTTCCGCCGGCTGATGGGCGTGTCGCCCGATGAATACCGCAAGGGCAACTTGCCGCGACAGCAGTAGTCGGTGGTGAAAATATCCCGGTGAGTCGTGCCAGGATTTATGGCACTGTCATGGCAGTGTGCTGGTCATAACGGGCACTTCACTATGATTCCCATGGAGGGAACCCATGCGTTCGATCTTCGCCGTACTGCCGCTGCTGGCTTTGGTTGGTTGCTCTTCGTACCAGGCCGACCCCGATAAGGTCACGGCCGTGCCGGCCGAGCGCCTGCTGGCGTATCAGACGCCGGTCAGTGGTGGCGGTGAGGTAGTGGTCAACCGTGATCTGGGCTTGATGGGCGGCGGTTGCTACGTCGCTGTGCTGGTCGACCGCAAGGTCGCGGCGCGCATCGCCGTGGGCGAGGAGGCGCGCTTCCAGGTGCCTGCGGGTAATCGCATTCTGGGCATCACTGCCGATAAGCAGGATGAAACCCTGTGTGGCAAGGGGCGCCTCAATCGCGAGGTGGCGGTGAAAGTCGAGGCGGGCGGCAGTGCTGATTTGCGTATCGTCAGCCAAAACCGTGGCGGCTTCGATATCCAACTCAGCGAGCCGAGGTAGAATCCGCCTCACGAACTACTGCACAGGAAGTGCCCGTGAAAGATCTACCCATTGCCATCGTCGGGGCTGGTACCGCAGGGCTGGCCAGTGCCATTCTGCTGGCTCGCCAGGGCTGGGCTGTCAGCGTTTTCGACCGCGTCGCCGAATTGCAGCCGGTCGGTGCGGGCATTCTCCTGCAGCCCTCCGGCCTGGCCGCTCTGCGCAGCCTCGGCTTGCTCGATGAGTGCGCTGCGCTCGGTGCGCCGGTAAGCCGCCTGTATGGGACTTCCGCCTGCGCGGGACGAGTGATTCTCGACACCCGTTATCAGCACTGGCAAGCCGACTCCTTCGGCCTCGGCATCCATCGCGGTGTGCTGATGACGGCGCTGCTCAATGCGGCGCGCGCGGCCGGCGTGAACATCTGCACGGGTATCTCCATCAACCGTTTCCAGCAGTCGCCCACCCATGTGAGCCTGCTCGCCGCTGATGGCCAGGGCGGCGAGATCGCACTCGGTGACCACGCGGCGTTGATTCTGGCCGATGGCACCCGCTCGCAGTTGCGCGCGCAGATGCAGGTACGTCAGTGGGTCAAGCCCTATCCCTGGGGGGCGCTATGGAGCATCGTGCCGACTCCAGATGGGGCCGATTCCACCGATTTGCGCCAGTGGTACCGGGGCTGTTCGCAGATGTTCGGCATCATGCCGACCGGCGCTACCCATACCGACCGAGATATGCGCCTGAGCAGTCTGTTCTGGAGCCTGCCGGTGGCGACCCATGGTGCGTGGCAGCAGGATGGCCTGCCCGCGTGGAAGGATTCGGTAAGACAGCTTGCCGGCAAACCGGCTGAAGCCTTTTTGCAATCGATCGACTCGGCGCAGCGTCTGATGCTCGCCACCTATGCCGATGTGCGCATGTCGCAGTGGCACGACGGTCGGGTGCTGGCAATCGGTGACTGTGCCCATGCCATGAGCCCGCAGCTGGGGCAGGGCGCGAACATGGCGCTGATCGATGCTGTTGCGCTGGCCAATGCGCTGGGGCCTGCAGACCATGGCAGGGCGCCGAATTTTCCTGACCGTTTTGCCGCCTACGCCGATCTGCGTCGCGCTCACCTGCGTTATTACCGCCAGGCCAGTCGCTTGCTGACGCCCTTGTTCCAGTCGGACAGCGCATGGCTGGCGGTCATCCGTGATACCGCGCTGTTCATGGCGCGGCACTTGCCGATGGGTCGCCAGCATGCCGTTTCCACGTTGGTCGGTGCGCGTACTGGCTGGTTGTTGTCCGGCAAGGGCACGGCCGAATTGTATGCCTGGCGCAAGCCAACGGTGGAGCCGGTGGCCTCTACTTAGACGACTGCCCGCGCCTGCTGCACTTTCCAGGCCCAGAAGAAAATCAGCAGGCCACCCGCCGCCGTTATTGCGCCGATATAACCCGTCGATGTCCAGCCAAAACCGGCACTGATCGCCAGGCCGCCTAGCCATGGGCCCAGTGCGTTGGCAATGTTGAATGCGGCGTGGTTGGAGGCGGCTGCCAAGGTCTGGGCGCCAGTGGCCACGTCCATCAGGTGGGTCTGCAGGGCAGGTGACAGGGCGGCGATGGTGCCCAGAGCGAGGATCGCAGGCAGCATCGTCCAGATCGAATGGGTGGCCATAGGTAGCAATAGCAGCACCAGCGCGCTCCACAGCAGAATCCAGGCCACCGACTTGAACTGCAGGCGGTCGAACAGCCAGCCGCCCGCCATGTTGCCGAGGATGCAGCCGACACCAAATATCGCCATGGCCACCGGGATCATGCCAGGGCTGACCTGGGTGACTTCCAGCAGCGTCGGAGCCATGTAGCTGAACACGCAGAACATCCCGGCGAAGCCGATCGAACCGATGCCCAGTGCCAGCCATATAGGCGCGCGGTTGAAGGCGCGCAGCTCGTTGATCGGGCTGCTGCGTACTTCGTTACGATCGACCGGCAGGAATATCGCAACCATCGCCACGGTCAGCAGCGCAATCACGCTGACCAGTGCGAAGGCATAGCGCCAACTGACGCTCTGGCCTAGCCAGGTGGCCAGCGGGTTGCCGACCAGAATGGCCACGCTCAGCCCCATCAGTACTCGACTCACCGCCTTGGCGCGCTTGTGCGGTGGCGCCATCGAGGCAGCAACCAGCATGGCGACGCCGAAGTAGGCACCGTGAGGCAGGCCGGCGAAGAAGCGGAATATCAGCAGCGAGGAGTAGTCGGGTGCCAGGGCGCTGGCCAGGTTGCCGACGGCGAATACGCCCATCAGCAACAGCAGCAGCGTCTTGCGCATCAGGCGTGCGCCGAGCAGGGCCAGGATCGGCGCACCGACCACCACGCCAAGCGCGTAACTGCTGATCACGTGACCGACCTGTGGCTCGCTGACGCCCAGATCCTCGGCTACGTTGGGCATCAAACCCATGATCGAAAATTCACTGGTGCCGATGGCGAAACCGCCAAGTGCCAGGGCCAGTTCGATCAAAAGGATCGCCCCCGCGCTCAGGCGCGTGGCGTCGTGGGCTGGGCCACTCATGTGTTTACCTCGATAACGTGCGGCGAATCAGGCGGGGCATTATTCACGCAATGAGCCGTCGAGAGAACCGCTTTATTGCGCGGCTTCGTTCAGCGGTAGCGCTTGAGAATGGCATCGAATTCGCCGTCCTGTTTCATCTGTACCATGGCGCGCAGCAACTGCATGGTGGGTACATCAGGTTCGTCGCGAACCAGGCAGGCTGCCAGGTCACTGGCCAGTTCGTGTACCTCGTAGAGTTTTTGGGTTTCGTCGTTGTGGCGGTTGTACCACTGCAGGGCGAGTTCGTTGCTGATCGCATAATCGTAACGTCCGGCAGCGAGCTTGGTCAGAACCAGGCCCTGGGTGCGGCCATCGTCGCGCAGCAACTTGCCGCTCATGAACAGCGGATGCAGGGTCGGGTAATAGAAACCCAACACCGTACCTATGGATTGTTTGGGCAGTTTTTCCGGGTTGACCGGCTGAGGGCTGCGACCTACCAGCAGATCACGCTGCACCATGAAGGGGATGCTCCACACGTACTCGGGATAAGCTTCACTCAGCCACGCCGGATTAACGTAGCAGCGCACGTCGACCTCTTTGTGCAAGAGGGCGCGCTGTACGCGTAGGCGCGGCAACACCAGCATTTCAGCGCGACGGCCGAGCTTTTCTGCCAGGCGCATGTGCAGGTCGTAGAGAATGCCCGCGACGGCCTTGCCGTCGCGGATGTCGACCAGTGGCATGACGCCGCTTTCGGTGATCGAGAAGCGTATCGGGCGTTCCTCCGCGATGCAGCAGAAACTGAGCAAGGCGAGCACTGCGGCACACAGGCGAGGAGACATGGCACGAACCAGGCAGGATTGAGCGTTGTCGTAAAGCGTAGGCCGTCTGGAGCCGGTACGCTGCTGGCTCATGCTGATAAGACTCCATCATCGGTTGCGGTATACGAAAACTTCAGATTATTGTTTTAAAAGGCTTTTTATATGGGTCGATTGACTGAGCTTATTGGATTGATGGTTTCAATCAATGGGCTCTTTGATCCATATGGGGCTACTATCCCTCCTGTAAATTTTTCAACCCTCCTAAGGAGTTACTGATGTCTTTGATTAACACTCAAGTTCAGCCGTTCAAGGTCAATGCATTTCACAATGGCAAATTCATCGAAGTCACCGAACAAAGCCTGAAGGGCAAGTGGTCGGTACTGATCTTCATGCCGGCAGCTTTCACCTTCAACTGCCCGACCGAGATCGAAGACGCCGCCAACAACTACGAAGCCTTCCAGAAGGCTGGTGCCGAGGTTTACATCGTCACCACCGACACCCACTTCTCCCACAAGGTATGGCACGAAACTTCCCCTGCCGTTGGCAAGGCTCGTTTCCCGCTGATTGGTGACCCGACTCACCAGCTGACCAACGCTTTCGGCGTGCACATCGCCGAAGAAGGTCTGGCACTGCGCGGTACCTTCGTGATCAACCCGGAAGGCCAGATCAAGACCGTCGAAATCCACTCCAACGAGATCGCTCGTGACGTGGCCGAGACCCTGCGCAAGCTGCAAGCTGCTCAGTACACTGCCGCTCACCCGGGTGAAGTCTGCCCAGCCAAGTGGAAAGAAGGTGCACAGACTCTGGCTCCTTCCCTGGACCTGGTCGGCAAGATCTAAAAACGACCCGGAAGCCTCGCTTCCAGATGGTCAGCCGCGGGGATGTAACCCATCCCTGACGGCTCGGCGCCCGGGCGTAACCCGTCCGGGCGTTTTATTGCCCGAATTTCGTCATTGAGGACACGTTTATGTTGGACGCCACGCTTAAAACCCAGTTGAAGGCCTACCTGGAAAAGGTCATCCAGCCGTTCGAGATCGTCGCGTCCCTCGATGACAGCGACAAATCTCAGGAGCTCAAAGGTCTGCTCGACGACATCGTCAGCCTGACCGATAAGATCACCCTGAAAACCGATGGCAGCGACGCCCGTGTGCCGTCGTTCGCCCTGAATCGCCCGAACGGCAACATCAGCCTGCGTTTTGCCGGCCTGCCGATGGGCCACGAGTTCACTTCGCTGGTGCTGGCCCTGCTGCAAGTCGGTGGCCACCCCTCGAAGCTGGCGGCTGAAGTGATCGAGCAGATCAGCAGCCTCGAAGGCGAATTCAACTTCGAGACTTATTACTCGCTGTCGTGCCAGAACTGCCCGGACGTCGTCCAGGCGCTGAACCTGATGGCCGTGCTCAACCCGAACATCCGCCATGTCGCCATCGACGGCGCGCTGTTCCAGGACGAAGTCGAGTCCCGTCAGATCATGTCGGTACCGAGCATCTACCTGAACGGCGAGCTGTTCGGCCAGGGACGTATGGACGCCGAGCAAATCCTCGCCAAGATCGACACCGGCGCTTCTGCCCGTGATGCGGCCAAGCTGAACGGCAAGGAAGCCTTCGACGTGCTGGTCATCGGTGGTGGCCCGGCCGGTGCTGCGGCAGCCATCTACGCTGCCCGTAAAGGCATCCGTACCGGCGTCGCAGCCGAGCGTTTCGGCGGTCAGGTGCTGGACACCATGGCCATCGAGAACTTCATCTCGGTACAGGAAACCGAAGGCCCGAAACTGGCCCGCGCCCTGGAAGAGCACGTCAAGCAGTACGACGTCGACATCATGAACCTGCAACGTGCCAGCGCACTGATTCCAGCTTCCAGCGCTGGCGGCCTGCACGAAGTGAAGTTCGAGAGCGGTGCGAGCCTGAAAGCCAAGACCGTGATTCTGTCCACCGGCGCACGCTGGAGAGAGATGAACGTGCCGGGCGAGAAGGAATACCGCAACAAGGGCGTTGCTTACTGCCCGCACTGTGACGGCCCGCTGTTCAAGGGCAAGCGTGTGGCGGTGGTCGGTGGTGGTAACTCCGGCGTGGAAGCGGCCATCGACCTGGCCGGTATCGTTTCAGAGGTCACGCTGCTGGAATATGACAGCAAGCTGCGCGCTGACGCCGTACTGCAGAAGAAGCTCTACAGCCTGCCCAACGTCAAGGTGATCACCAGCGCCCTGACCAGCGAAGTGAAAGGCGATGGCCAGAAGGTCACCGGTCTGGTCTACAAGGATCGCAACTCCGATGAGTTCGTCCCGCTAGCACTGGAGGGTATCTTCGTGCAGATCGGCCTGCTGCCGAACTCCGAGTGGCTGAAGGGCTCGGTGGAGCTGTCGGATCGTGGCGAAATCATCGTCGACGCTCGCGGTGAAACCTCGTTGCCCGGCATCTTCGCCGCGGGTGACGTGACCACCGTGCCGTACAAGCAGATCGTCATCGCCATGGGCGAGGGCTCGAAAGCGTCGCTGAGCGCCTTCGATCACCTGATCCGCAGCTGATGCGCTAAGCCAGAAGCACGAAAGGCGGGCCTGATGGCCCGCCTTTTTCATTTCTGTTTTTCAGAAAGTGTGGCAACCAGCCAGGATCGACAGATATCTCCCCGAACCAATTGATCGCCGGCAAGCCGGCTCCTACGGGGAGGACGATGACAGTCGCTACATCTGTAGGAGCCCGCTTGCGGGCGGTTCGGCTGGGCGCTGCATGTCGCTATCGCCGGGTTGAGTCACTCAGTCGGTTTCTTCATCGCGAATCAGCACGAAGCTGGGGCCTTGTTCATCGTCCAGGCGCTCGCAGACGAAGTACATCTCTACCTTGCCAGCACTGGACATGGTCGCCAGATAATCACCGGCCTGTGGGGTGAAGAAGGCCTTGGAGCCCGGCTTGGCTTCGCAGGCGACCAGTGCGGTGAAGAACAACGCCGGATCGCTGCCATCGAAATAATCGTCACGCTCGGCAGCATCCCATTCGTGAGGCGGCTCGAACGGGCCGGTGAACAGGACTTTGGCATCACCCATGTCCCGTTCTTCAGCGTCGGTATCGTCTTCATCCGGGCGATAGACCGTGCAGTCCTGTGACTCGGCGGCATCCAGCACGCGCTGGCGTTGTTGATCATCGATTAGGGACACGGTGGCTCCGACTATCAGAAAAAATCGAGGTGTGCAGTGTGAGCTGCGCCACGGTGGCCTGCAATCACCCGCGTGCGATTTCCCCCGAGCCCGGAAACTGCGATGCTGGTACGACCGTGAAGCAGTATTGAGAACAATCATGAAGATCAGCTCGGATTTCGACAGCGGCAACATCCTCGTGCAGGACGCCAGCGACCCGCACAACGTGCTGCTGGCCATGCGCAAGGATCTCAATAGCCACCATTTCCAGTGGTTTCATTTCCAGGTCGAGGGCCTGACACCTGGTGCGCGCCACGATTTCAGCATCACCAACGCCGGGCAGTCAGCCTATAGCCATGCCTGGACGGGCTACAACGCAGTGGCCTCTTACGATCAGCGCACCTGGTTCCGTGTGCCAAGCCGCTTCGAGGATGGCGCCCTGCATTTCGGCCTGGAGCCCGAGCAGGCGCAGATCTGGTTCGCCTACTTCGAGCCCTACAGCCGCGAGCGGCACAGTGACCTGATCGCTCAGGCGCTGGCCTTGCCGGGTGTCGAGCTGCATGGCAGCGGGCGCAGCATCGAGGGGCGGGATATCGAGCTGCTGCGTGTGCACCGCCATGCGCAGGCGAGCCGAAAGGTGTGGATCATCGCCCAGCAGCATCCGGGTGAGCACATGGCCGAGTGGTTCATGGAGGGCATCGTTCGCCGTCTGCAGGACAGCAGCGACGTAATTCTCGATGCGCTGCTGCAGCAGGCCGATCTCTACCTGGTGCCAAACATGAACCCGGACGGCGCCTTCCGTGGCCATCTACGCACCAACGCCGCGGGCCAGGATCTCAATCGCGCCTGGCAGTCGGCCAGCGTCGAGCGCAGCCCGGAGGTATTCTTCGTGCAGCAGGCCATGCGTGAAGTGGGCGTTGATCTGTTTCTCGATATCCACGGGGACGAAGAAATCCCCCATGTGTTCACCGCCGGCTGCGAAGGCAATCCCGGATTCTCGCCACGGCTGGAGGCACTGGAAGATGAGTTCCGTAGCCGTCTGGTCGAGCGTGGCGCAGAGTTTCAGACACGCTTCGGTTACCCACGCAGCGCACCGGGGCAGGCCAATACCGCTTTGGCCTGCAATTCAGTAGGGCTGGAGTTCGACTGCCTGTCATTTACCCTGGAGATGCCTTTCAAGGATCACGACGACACGCCAAACCCGCTGACTGGCTGGGACGGCGAGCGCTCGATGAAGCTGGCCGGCGAGATGCTCGACGTAGTGGCAGAGATGGTCGATCGGCTGCGCTGATCAGGCATGCTCGTGCAGGGTGCCTTCCTCATCCTGCGCGGCCTGCAATTGCTGCAGGGTCTGCATCTTTTCGGCGATCTCCTTCTCGGCCGCGGCGCGCTGCTCAGGTGGCAGGCTCTCGAGCTCATCCTCGGTCATGCCGATTTCCTTGAGGATCTTGTCGCGCATCTTCTCGGCAGGCGACATGTCCATGTAGGCCATGAACTGAGCAAGGGCACTGTCGGCGGCTGGCTTCTTGTCCGAGTTGACGCCTGGTGTGCTGTCGGACGTCTGCTGTGAATCCTCAGCGGTGCTGTACAGGTTGACCATCATCCGCGCGAAGGCTTCGTTGTAGGCCTGCTGGCTGGAGTCCGCCTGATCGCTCTTGAATCCCTTGGGTGCTGCATTGGCTTCCTGCGCTTTCTCTTGCTTGGCGAGCGACGCTTCGCTGCTTTGTTTGAAATCCAACGCTTCGACACGACTGCGCTGCAGTGGGCTGGTCGTTCCGTAGTGGGTGAGCGAACCGATGATGCTCATGGCGAACCTCCTTGGCTTTAGGCCTTCAAAATAGCAAAGCCTGTGCCAGCCAATTGGTTGCTGCCAATTGTTTGATTATGAAAGGATTTGTTTTTCATGCCAGGGCGCTTTGGGCAGCCCTTTGCCGCTCACGGCAAGTCGCTGCCGCCTGTCGTAATGTCCTCAGTTCGGCAGGTCGAACAGGCCTTGCTGTGGTGGCGTTGGTAATGTCGGCGTGGCAGTGCGCGATGGTAGCTGTCGGCTGACCTGCGCAACGGGCACCTGAGGTACGCGGCTGCGTTGCACTTGCCACCAGCCTGGTAGCAGGGCTCGTACTTCGGGCAGGGTGAAGCGGTCGTCCATCAGGTGCACCACGCCGCTGTCCTGCGGCGTGCGGATGACCCGGCCAGCGGCCTGTACCACTTTCTGCAGGCCGGGAAACAGGTAGGTGTAGTCGTAGCCACTGCCGAACATTTCGGCCATGCGTTGCTTGATCTGCTCGTTGATCGGGTTGATCTGTGGCAGGCCCAGGGTGGCGATGAAGGCGCCGATCAGGCGGTCGCCCGGCAGGTCGATGCCTTCGCCGAACACCCCGCCCAATACCGCGAAGCCGATACCCTGGCCACCCGCTTTGAAGCGCTCGAGGAACTGCTGGCGCTCGGTCTCGTCCATTTGTCGTGCCTGTACCCAGCGTGGGATCTGCGGGTGGTCGCGGTCGAACAGCTCCAGCACCTGTTGCAGGTAGGCATAGCTGCTGAAAAAGGCCAGGTAATTGCCCGGGCGCTCGGCGAACTGTCGCGCCATCAGGGCGACGATGGGTGCCAGTGAACGCTCGCGGTGCTGATAGCGTGTCGACAGGTTGCTCACCGCCTGTACCTGCAACTGTGCGGCCTGGAATGGCGACTCGACGTCCAGCCAGGGCGTTTCTTCCGGCAGGCCGAGCAGGTCTGCGTAGTAGCCGGCCGGGCTCAGGGTGGCGGAGAACAGCGTGGTGCTGTGGCTGTTTTCGAAGCGCGGAGCGAGAAACGGCGCCGGCACGATATTACGCAGGCACAGCACCGAATGGTTGCGCCCACGAAGATCCGCCTTGCGGCTAATGTCGAACAGTGAATGGGGGCCGAAGGCTTCTGCCAGGCGGCAGAAGGCCATGGCGTCGAGGTAGAACTGCAGCAGTTCGCCATCGTTGCCGGTGGGCTGATCCGTCAGGTGATCGGTAAGCGCGCTGACCGCTTTCTGCAGGGACAGGAGAAGCAGATCCGGCGGTTGCGGGTAGGTCTGGTAGTCCTCGGGCAGTTCCTTGTGCAGCTGTTTCCAGTGCCGGCTGATGCGTGTCAGGACGGCGCTCAGGCCCTTGGGGGCATTGCTGCGCATGGCTTCGAAGCGACCCTGATCGAGCTCGGCGCTGTACATGCGCCGGGCCCGTTCGATCAGGTTGTGGGCTTCATCGACCAGCAGCGTCACGCGCCACTCGTTGATCAGGGTCAGGCTATAGAGCAGGGCGCTGAGGTCGAAGTAGTAGTTGTAATCGCACACCACCACGTCGGCCCAGCGGGTCAGTTCCTGGCTCAGGTAGTAGGGGCAGACCTGATGCTGGAGCGCGATATCGCGCACCGCAGTCTGATCCAGCCAGATGCAGTCGACAGCGGCCTGGCGCGCGGCGGGCAGGCGGTCATAGAAACCTCGGGCCAGCGGGCAGGATTCGCCGTGACAGGCTTTGTCCGGGTGTTCGCAGGCCTTGTCCCGGGCGACGTGTTCCAGCACGCGCAACGGCAGGGTCTCGCCACGCAAGATCTGCAGGGCGTGCAGTGCAAGTTGGCGTCCCGGCGTTTTCGCGGTGAGAAAGAACAGTCGGTCGAGGCCGTTTTCCGCGAAGGCCTTGAGCTGCGGGAATAGCGTGCCCAGCGTCTTGCCGATGCCGGTGGTGGCCTGCGCCATCAGGCAGTGGCCGTCGCGGGCTGCACGGTACACAGCCTCAGCCAGTTGTCGCTGGCCAAGACGAAACTCGGCGTGGGGAAAGCGCAGTTCGCCCAAGGCAGCGTCACGCATCTGACGGTGAGCCTGCTCCTGCTCGGCCCAAATGATAAAGCGGCTGCACAGTGCCTCGAAAAAGCTGCATAGCTCGGCAGCCGTGCAGGTTTCTTGGAAAACGCTTTCTTTCTGGGTCAGAACGTTGAAGTACACCACCGCCAGATCGATCTCTGCCAAACCGCGGCTCTGGCAGAGCAACCAGCCGTACACCCGTGCCTGAGCCCAGTGCAGTTGTCGGTGGTTGTCAGGAATGCGGCTGATATCGCCACGGTGGGTCTTTATTTCCTCGAGCAGGTTACTGTGCGGATCGAAACCGTCAGCCCGGCCACGCACTTGCAGGGAGCGGAACTCACCGGCTAGGGGCACCTCCGCTTCATAGTGCTCGCCTCGTCGGCTGACCACCGTGGCATGTCCGGCCATACCCTCCTGGGCGGTGGGCGAGGGCGTGAAACGCAGGTCGAGGTCGCCGCATTTGGCGGTGAACTCGCAGAGCGCGCGCACCGCCACGCGATAGCTCACGCTTCGGCCCACTGCACGTAGCAGACGTCCACCGGCATGCCGTGTTCCGCGCAAAATGCCAGCCAGCGGCGCTGGTTGTCCTGCAGGCGATCACCCGGGCCTTTGACCTCGATCATGCGGTAGCGTTTTTCCTCGGGCCAGAACTGGATCAGGTCGGGCATGCCGGCGCGATTGGCCTGGATATCACCGAGCAGGCGGCGAAACCAGGCGCGTAGATGCGCCGCTGGCAGGCAATCGAGGGCTTGATCCAGCAGTGCTTCGCTGAGCACGCCCCAATGCACGAACGGTGACTGGATGCCGAACTTGTCGCGGTAGGTACGGCGGATGCTGTTGCGATAACTGCCATCATCCAGTTGCCCCAGGCATGCCGCGAACAGCTCCTGACGGCGCGGGTAGAAGTCAGTGGTGAGCAGGTCTGCCGGGCCGTGCTGGAATGGATGGAAGAAGGCGCCCGGCACCGCGGCGAATACCGCTGGCCAGCACAGCAGGCCGAACAGGCTGCAGATCAGTGTGTTCTCGACGTAGTGCACCGGTGCTTCACTGCGTTGCAAATGCATCTGTACGAGTTGTTCCACCGCCAGCAATGGCAGCCTGGGCAGCTGCAGGTCGAGGCGCGCGGGTAGCGAAGCCTTGGCACGTTTTTGCGCAGGCAGCCCCAATTGTCGGGTCAGGCGCGCCAACGCACGTTCGGCCAGTTGCAGTTCGCCGTCGCTGTTCGGCGCAGCAATGGCCTGGCCGGCCAACTCGAAGGCTTCGCTGTAACGCAGCGTGCGCTCCAGTACGCGAATCTGCCGCTGCCGCGCGGCGCCATAACCGCTGCTGGCGTATACCTGCAAGGCCAGTTCGAACTCGGCGCAACGCTCCAGGTGCTGACCGATGCGAAACAGCAACTTGGCGCGCCGTTCGGCAATGTAGGGATTGTCGTAACGGCGAGTGTCGATGCGTTCGAGTAACTCGGTACTCGCATCTCCGGCCTCGAACACTTCGCGACAGCGCTGCAGATGCAGGTAATCGTCGACATCCTCGCGACAGCGCAGCGCTCGGGAGTCAGGCGGAAAGTCGACGCTTTCGTAGCGGAAGATACCCAGGTCAGCGAGCACGAACTCCGACCACTCCTGATGCAAATTGCCGAAGAACATCAACCGCAGGCGTTCGCTCAGGTCATCGATGGTCAGGCTGTAG
Coding sequences:
- a CDS encoding VRR-NUC domain-containing protein encodes the protein MPFTDDPRFYYLNNFHKALAWIEERHADLLNAREQAFLQTFSTLEGPAQALLVRMIMRKGVHFRASKLNYDEIGCCRQAVLALVANGWVVDDAALQIDELLALLRKGEIIDCFAARLIDRRARKGDLLEQLAAQFDDAQAFDTWCPTLDDALYSLTIDDLSERLRLMFFGNLHQEWSEFVLADLGIFRYESVDFPPDSRALRCREDVDDYLHLQRCREVFEAGDASTELLERIDTRRYDNPYIAERRAKLLFRIGQHLERCAEFELALQVYASSGYGAARQRQIRVLERTLRYSEAFELAGQAIAAPNSDGELQLAERALARLTRQLGLPAQKRAKASLPARLDLQLPRLPLLAVEQLVQMHLQRSEAPVHYVENTLICSLFGLLCWPAVFAAVPGAFFHPFQHGPADLLTTDFYPRRQELFAACLGQLDDGSYRNSIRRTYRDKFGIQSPFVHWGVLSEALLDQALDCLPAAHLRAWFRRLLGDIQANRAGMPDLIQFWPEEKRYRMIEVKGPGDRLQDNQRRWLAFCAEHGMPVDVCYVQWAEA
- a CDS encoding M14 family metallopeptidase encodes the protein MKISSDFDSGNILVQDASDPHNVLLAMRKDLNSHHFQWFHFQVEGLTPGARHDFSITNAGQSAYSHAWTGYNAVASYDQRTWFRVPSRFEDGALHFGLEPEQAQIWFAYFEPYSRERHSDLIAQALALPGVELHGSGRSIEGRDIELLRVHRHAQASRKVWIIAQQHPGEHMAEWFMEGIVRRLQDSSDVILDALLQQADLYLVPNMNPDGAFRGHLRTNAAGQDLNRAWQSASVERSPEVFFVQQAMREVGVDLFLDIHGDEEIPHVFTAGCEGNPGFSPRLEALEDEFRSRLVERGAEFQTRFGYPRSAPGQANTALACNSVGLEFDCLSFTLEMPFKDHDDTPNPLTGWDGERSMKLAGEMLDVVAEMVDRLR
- a CDS encoding ATP-dependent DNA helicase produces the protein MSYRVAVRALCEFTAKCGDLDLRFTPSPTAQEGMAGHATVVSRRGEHYEAEVPLAGEFRSLQVRGRADGFDPHSNLLEEIKTHRGDISRIPDNHRQLHWAQARVYGWLLCQSRGLAEIDLAVVYFNVLTQKESVFQETCTAAELCSFFEALCSRFIIWAEQEQAHRQMRDAALGELRFPHAEFRLGQRQLAEAVYRAARDGHCLMAQATTGIGKTLGTLFPQLKAFAENGLDRLFFLTAKTPGRQLALHALQILRGETLPLRVLEHVARDKACEHPDKACHGESCPLARGFYDRLPAARQAAVDCIWLDQTAVRDIALQHQVCPYYLSQELTRWADVVVCDYNYYFDLSALLYSLTLINEWRVTLLVDEAHNLIERARRMYSAELDQGRFEAMRSNAPKGLSAVLTRISRHWKQLHKELPEDYQTYPQPPDLLLLSLQKAVSALTDHLTDQPTGNDGELLQFYLDAMAFCRLAEAFGPHSLFDISRKADLRGRNHSVLCLRNIVPAPFLAPRFENSHSTTLFSATLSPAGYYADLLGLPEETPWLDVESPFQAAQLQVQAVSNLSTRYQHRERSLAPIVALMARQFAERPGNYLAFFSSYAYLQQVLELFDRDHPQIPRWVQARQMDETERQQFLERFKAGGQGIGFAVLGGVFGEGIDLPGDRLIGAFIATLGLPQINPINEQIKQRMAEMFGSGYDYTYLFPGLQKVVQAAGRVIRTPQDSGVVHLMDDRFTLPEVRALLPGWWQVQRSRVPQVPVAQVSRQLPSRTATPTLPTPPQQGLFDLPN